One segment of Carya illinoinensis cultivar Pawnee chromosome 13, C.illinoinensisPawnee_v1, whole genome shotgun sequence DNA contains the following:
- the LOC122291212 gene encoding 60S ribosomal protein L29-2-like, with protein MAKSKNCTAHNLSYKAHKNGIKKPRKHKHTSTKGMDPKFLRNQRYARKHNNKNGGFATVEE; from the coding sequence ATGGCAAAATCAAAGAACTGCACGGCCCACAACCTATCCTACAAGGCCCACAAGAATGGCATCAAGAAACCCAGAAAGCACAAACACACTTCCACCAAAGGGATGGATCCAAAATTTTTGAGAAACCAAAGGTATGCAAGAAAGCACAACAACAAGAATGGTGGTTTTGCAACCGTGGAAGAGTAA